In a genomic window of Cytobacillus sp. FSL H8-0458:
- a CDS encoding YxlC family protein, which produces MANRKVLQLEQDHQDEQLLAAVKEIEDVLETLEENVQVHTPDLQFFENLVADQKQAMKRKLIRELAIFFVAALLIVTSVLFMLYQVPSVFFILQGIVTVFIMAYSSVSFVKQVNGT; this is translated from the coding sequence ATGGCGAACAGGAAAGTGCTGCAGCTGGAACAAGATCATCAAGATGAGCAGTTATTGGCTGCAGTTAAGGAGATAGAAGACGTATTGGAAACGCTGGAAGAAAACGTCCAGGTACATACACCTGATCTGCAATTTTTTGAAAACTTAGTTGCAGACCAAAAACAGGCAATGAAAAGGAAATTGATCAGGGAGTTAGCTATCTTCTTTGTTGCTGCACTCCTCATTGTAACTTCTGTATTATTCATGCTGTATCAGGTTCCGTCTGTATTTTTTATTCTGCAGGGAATTGTCACAGTTTTTATTATGGCCTATAGCTCAGTCAGCTTCGTGAAACAGGTGAATGGCACATGA
- the sigY gene encoding RNA polymerase sigma factor SigY, with protein MEEKDLIVSAKRGDQLAFAMLFKNNYPFLVKYLIKITMNPDAAEELAQETMAKCVEKIGLFNGKSKFSSWLITIATNLYIDQKRKSKREKNWKAQEEVFRRMKWHLESRNEEWNDALSALGKLKDEIRIPIVLKHYYGYSYEEIGKMMNISSGTVKSRVHNGIMSVREELKLHGEQESAAAGTRSSR; from the coding sequence ATGGAGGAGAAAGACCTTATAGTAAGTGCCAAACGAGGCGATCAGCTCGCTTTTGCCATGCTTTTTAAAAATAACTATCCCTTTCTGGTTAAATACTTAATCAAAATCACAATGAATCCTGATGCAGCAGAAGAGCTTGCTCAGGAAACAATGGCCAAATGTGTTGAAAAAATCGGCCTGTTTAATGGCAAATCGAAATTTTCCTCCTGGCTGATAACCATTGCTACGAATTTGTATATTGATCAGAAGCGAAAGTCGAAAAGAGAGAAGAACTGGAAAGCACAGGAAGAAGTTTTCAGACGCATGAAATGGCATCTTGAAAGCCGAAATGAAGAATGGAATGATGCCTTATCCGCATTGGGAAAACTAAAAGACGAGATTAGGATACCTATTGTTCTTAAACATTATTATGGCTACTCGTATGAGGAAATTGGAAAAATGATGAACATATCTTCAGGCACTGTCAAATCAAGAGTGCACAATGGAATCATGTCTGTAAGAGAGGAGTTGAAGCTTCATGGCGAACAGGAAAGTGCTGCAGCTGGAACAAGATCATCAAGATGA
- a CDS encoding MFS transporter produces MKKFIVIFQNANYVKLFFANFTSQMGSTIGLTAFMFYLLDRFSEQPFYATLTELMFSVPTLAVFFLVGVFADRMDRQKIAYHCDRISTLLSIVLLLTIIIGWMPLVFTVLFLRSAIQKFFFPAEHAMIQGILKSEDYTTAAGLNQVVMSLFMLFGNGLGIFAYWTVGVYGAIVADALTFIISALLIKSCRIPEEVRLPNGAHGLKDLNIPLVFKDFNLGIKYILQHKLLSALLVGFFVFGVVNGGFSVMPIFMLKYKLEPQSYEEYSVLLGITFGIGVLLGSFVASLLTQKFKLYQLIIAGLLLSGSFIIAASFAENTFIFLSLLFAAAFGLPLVNIAIGGWMPSIVDPKMMGRVQGWISPLMMLSQSITLGFIAVSFPGFLKVEMLYWMVGGCLALVGLFYSIVLPGLTKKSEKTGEAHSLEQTGAV; encoded by the coding sequence ATGAAGAAATTTATAGTGATATTTCAAAATGCCAATTATGTGAAATTATTTTTCGCCAACTTTACTTCTCAGATGGGCAGCACGATTGGTTTAACAGCATTTATGTTTTATTTGCTGGATCGTTTCTCGGAACAGCCTTTTTATGCCACATTAACTGAATTGATGTTCTCTGTTCCGACCCTGGCGGTGTTTTTTTTAGTTGGAGTGTTTGCAGATAGGATGGATCGCCAGAAAATAGCTTATCATTGTGATAGGATAAGCACGTTATTATCAATTGTGCTTTTACTGACTATTATTATTGGCTGGATGCCGCTCGTATTTACAGTATTGTTCCTGAGGAGTGCCATTCAGAAGTTTTTCTTTCCCGCTGAACATGCAATGATCCAAGGCATATTGAAAAGTGAAGATTATACAACTGCTGCAGGCCTTAATCAGGTGGTGATGAGTCTTTTCATGCTGTTCGGAAACGGCCTTGGCATTTTTGCCTACTGGACAGTGGGAGTATACGGTGCGATTGTGGCTGATGCACTTACCTTTATCATCAGTGCATTATTAATAAAATCCTGCCGCATACCTGAAGAGGTCCGTCTGCCAAATGGCGCACATGGTCTTAAAGACTTGAATATCCCGCTTGTCTTCAAGGATTTTAATCTGGGGATAAAATATATTCTCCAGCACAAATTATTATCTGCCTTGCTTGTCGGTTTTTTCGTTTTCGGAGTGGTAAACGGCGGATTTTCAGTCATGCCTATTTTTATGCTGAAATACAAACTCGAGCCGCAATCCTATGAGGAATACTCAGTCCTGCTCGGAATAACTTTTGGGATTGGCGTTCTGCTTGGCAGCTTTGTGGCCTCTTTGCTTACTCAAAAATTCAAACTTTATCAGCTGATCATTGCCGGACTGCTGTTATCCGGAAGCTTCATCATTGCTGCCTCTTTTGCAGAGAACACGTTTATTTTCCTATCTTTATTATTTGCTGCAGCTTTTGGGCTTCCTTTAGTGAACATTGCAATTGGCGGCTGGATGCCAAGCATTGTTGATCCGAAGATGATGGGAAGAGTACAGGGATGGATAAGTCCGCTGATGATGCTTTCTCAATCCATAACACTCGGGTTTATTGCCGTCAGCTTTCCAGGGTTCCTCAAAGTGGAAATGCTTTATTGGATGGTAGGCGGATGTTTAGCACTTGTCGGTTTATTTTACAGCATCGTTCTACCGGGATTAACGAAAAAATCAGAAAAAACCGGTGAAGCACATTCTTTGGAACAGACTGGTGCAGTATAA
- a CDS encoding HPr family phosphocarrier protein, with product MKEIISSNVLVRNKFTMKKMLEIYQASKQFEGTTYLYSKHKAVDASNLSKLVSFLLTVKPQTSLKIIVEGTEVQNHLEHIKDMCSNHVSVLRMSEKRLINTAETIQL from the coding sequence ATGAAAGAAATTATTTCTAGTAATGTATTAGTTCGAAACAAGTTCACAATGAAGAAAATGCTTGAAATTTACCAGGCGTCAAAACAATTTGAAGGCACCACTTATCTCTACAGCAAGCACAAAGCGGTGGATGCCTCAAACCTTTCTAAATTAGTGTCTTTCCTTTTAACAGTGAAACCGCAAACGAGTCTGAAAATCATTGTGGAAGGAACTGAAGTCCAGAACCATCTGGAGCATATCAAAGACATGTGCAGCAACCATGTTTCTGTACTTCGCATGTCAGAAAAACGCTTAATCAATACAGCTGAAACAATTCAGCTATAA
- a CDS encoding class I SAM-dependent methyltransferase, with protein sequence MAEQFYDELAEEYHLIFENWDRSIARQGDVLDQLLSAEGIKNTSSLLDCSCGIGTQTLALAKKGYKITASDISGKSIDRAKREAELRQLNIQFFQADMRALSSVHSESFQAIISMDNALPHLITEKECIKALKEVYSLLSEKGIFLFSIRNYDEIHKERPTSTLPAKRDHTITFQLWDWHLSSDIYNLRHFTMVEKDGTWSVSERLSQYRAYRREELNNYLRKAGFRQIKWLLPEESGFYQPIAIAYK encoded by the coding sequence ATGGCAGAACAATTTTATGATGAATTAGCGGAAGAGTATCACTTAATATTTGAGAATTGGGATCGTTCCATTGCCAGACAGGGTGATGTACTGGATCAACTTTTATCGGCAGAAGGAATAAAAAACACATCATCTTTATTGGATTGTTCTTGCGGAATAGGGACTCAAACATTAGCTCTGGCCAAAAAGGGGTACAAAATAACTGCATCAGACATTAGTGGAAAGTCAATCGATAGGGCAAAAAGAGAAGCAGAGCTGAGACAGCTGAACATCCAATTTTTTCAGGCAGACATGAGGGCATTGTCATCTGTGCACAGTGAATCTTTTCAGGCCATTATCTCGATGGATAACGCCTTGCCGCACCTTATCACCGAAAAAGAATGCATCAAGGCACTTAAAGAAGTTTACAGTTTACTCAGCGAGAAAGGCATTTTTCTCTTTTCAATCAGGAATTATGATGAAATACATAAAGAAAGGCCAACGTCCACCTTGCCTGCCAAAAGGGATCACACCATAACCTTTCAGCTTTGGGATTGGCATTTGAGTTCTGATATATATAATTTGAGGCATTTTACAATGGTGGAAAAGGACGGAACCTGGTCTGTGTCAGAAAGACTTTCTCAGTATAGGGCCTACAGAAGGGAAGAGTTAAACAATTACCTGCGCAAAGCTGGTTTTCGGCAGATCAAATGGCTCCTCCCTGAAGAGTCTGGATTTTATCAGCCAATTGCCATTGCATATAAATAA
- a CDS encoding transglycosylase domain-containing protein, which produces MRKKTSVIKKFQSTWNKLHLTQVSILLASTLVLAFLSFVYFSYKDADISALEAGLAQSTVIYDADGEVASKISANKNEGISIDQIPDHMKNAVIAIEDHRFYEHGGIDLKGIARAFFTNVKAGGIVEGGSTLTQQLTKNALLSSEKTYKRKLEEFFLALEIEKEYSKDEILQMYLNQVYFGEGAWGIKRAAMKYYGKDVEDLSISEAALLAGLVKAPSAINPYQNEEKAIERRNTVLDRMKEHSFITEKEWEKAKNEKLVFEDSGGDPFKGKFPYYVDVVLEEAINKYNISLDELLSEGYQIYTELDQEMQSSVEETYTNDQLFPKGTGDQQVQSGAILLDPKNGGIRALAGGRGEHTLLGHNRAVHKVGQPGSTMKPIVPYAAALESGWKITDELKDERMTFGKDYEPNNYNGQFRGNVPMYEAVKDSLNVPAVWLLDEIGVEKGVDAAKRFGIPEEAINQNLALALGGTSVGVSPLTMAQAYAVFANGGERPEAHSITKIVDKDGVTVAEWKGENTRVISKDVADKVTTMLLGVVQHGTGKAAQIPGREVAGKTGSTQMTIEGIDGVKDQWFVGYTPQLVGAVWVGHDKTDANNYLTTSSSEGTAPIFRAIMSEALKNQEAESFNVPHIAGLMEQRQREQQRKAWEDNIKKETEKIKEKIEKEKEKWKEKWDKGKEKGKGKDKDNKKDKEKKHD; this is translated from the coding sequence ATGAGAAAGAAAACTTCAGTTATTAAAAAGTTTCAGTCCACTTGGAATAAGCTGCACCTTACACAGGTATCCATATTGCTTGCATCTACTTTGGTCCTGGCTTTCTTAAGCTTCGTCTATTTTTCATATAAGGATGCGGATATAAGTGCACTCGAAGCAGGGCTTGCACAATCCACGGTCATTTATGACGCCGATGGGGAAGTAGCCAGTAAAATCTCAGCAAATAAAAATGAAGGCATCTCCATTGATCAAATTCCTGATCATATGAAAAATGCTGTTATTGCCATTGAAGATCACCGTTTTTATGAACACGGGGGCATTGATTTAAAAGGAATAGCCAGGGCCTTCTTTACAAACGTGAAAGCAGGCGGAATAGTCGAGGGCGGCAGTACGCTTACCCAGCAGCTGACCAAAAATGCGCTATTGTCTTCAGAAAAAACATACAAGAGAAAACTGGAAGAATTCTTCCTTGCCCTTGAAATTGAAAAGGAATACAGCAAAGACGAAATTCTTCAAATGTATTTAAACCAGGTTTATTTTGGGGAAGGCGCATGGGGGATCAAACGTGCGGCGATGAAGTACTATGGAAAAGATGTTGAGGATCTCTCCATTAGTGAAGCAGCATTGCTTGCAGGGCTGGTTAAAGCCCCATCAGCCATCAATCCTTACCAAAATGAAGAAAAGGCAATAGAGAGAAGGAATACCGTCCTTGATCGTATGAAGGAACACAGCTTTATTACTGAAAAGGAATGGGAAAAAGCCAAAAATGAAAAGCTTGTTTTTGAAGACAGCGGCGGTGATCCCTTTAAAGGGAAATTCCCTTATTATGTAGACGTTGTTCTGGAAGAGGCGATTAACAAATACAATATTTCGCTTGATGAGCTTTTAAGTGAAGGGTATCAAATATATACTGAGCTTGATCAGGAGATGCAGAGCAGTGTAGAAGAAACCTACACAAATGATCAATTATTTCCTAAAGGGACGGGAGATCAGCAGGTGCAAAGCGGAGCCATACTTCTGGATCCAAAGAATGGAGGAATCCGTGCCCTTGCAGGTGGAAGAGGTGAACATACCCTTCTTGGCCATAACCGTGCCGTTCATAAAGTAGGCCAGCCCGGATCGACAATGAAGCCGATTGTACCATACGCAGCAGCATTGGAATCGGGTTGGAAAATCACAGATGAACTTAAAGATGAAAGAATGACATTTGGCAAAGATTATGAGCCGAATAACTATAATGGCCAGTTCCGGGGTAATGTGCCAATGTATGAAGCAGTCAAGGACTCTTTGAATGTTCCTGCTGTATGGCTTTTGGATGAGATTGGTGTTGAAAAAGGGGTAGATGCGGCGAAGAGGTTTGGTATACCTGAAGAAGCCATCAATCAGAATCTTGCACTTGCTCTTGGGGGCACAAGTGTAGGAGTTTCTCCTCTGACCATGGCACAGGCCTATGCTGTATTTGCAAATGGCGGAGAGAGGCCGGAAGCCCACTCCATTACAAAAATAGTTGATAAAGATGGAGTCACAGTAGCAGAGTGGAAAGGTGAGAATACAAGAGTCATTTCCAAGGATGTTGCAGATAAAGTGACAACCATGCTTCTCGGGGTAGTTCAGCATGGTACAGGGAAGGCTGCCCAAATACCAGGCAGAGAAGTTGCAGGGAAAACAGGCAGTACACAAATGACCATCGAAGGCATTGACGGAGTTAAAGATCAATGGTTTGTCGGCTACACACCACAGCTGGTAGGTGCTGTGTGGGTAGGCCATGATAAGACAGATGCAAATAATTATCTTACTACCTCCAGCAGTGAAGGCACGGCTCCGATATTCCGGGCAATCATGTCAGAAGCCCTGAAAAATCAGGAAGCAGAGTCATTTAATGTCCCTCATATTGCCGGCCTGATGGAACAGAGGCAAAGGGAGCAGCAAAGGAAAGCATGGGAAGACAACATAAAAAAAGAAACAGAGAAGATAAAAGAAAAAATTGAAAAAGAAAAAGAGAAATGGAAAGAGAAATGGGATAAAGGGAAAGAAAAAGGTAAAGGAAAAGATAAAGATAACAAGAAAGATAAAGAAAAGAAGCATGATTAA
- a CDS encoding universal stress protein, with amino-acid sequence MNFNKIVLGYDDTDGSRQALDLAIGLVKQNPEAQLLVAQVFEETVENIPINNEKAVEPVRTNGYMLEGIQIPPLPVYHDESSSNTHARVKHSVDNTFYNAREILEPYSINAKFDVIEGSPAESICEYAAAENADLIIVGNSGKGGIKKMFLGSTSTKIARNAPCPVLIAKEKENPKIP; translated from the coding sequence ATGAATTTTAATAAAATTGTATTGGGCTATGATGATACAGACGGAAGCAGACAGGCTTTGGATTTGGCAATCGGATTAGTTAAACAAAACCCTGAAGCTCAACTCCTGGTTGCTCAGGTCTTTGAAGAAACAGTTGAAAATATTCCCATAAACAATGAAAAAGCAGTCGAGCCTGTAAGAACAAATGGCTATATGCTGGAGGGAATTCAGATCCCCCCTCTTCCGGTATATCATGATGAATCCTCTTCCAATACACATGCAAGAGTAAAGCATAGTGTGGACAATACTTTTTACAATGCCAGGGAAATTCTTGAGCCTTACAGCATTAATGCAAAGTTCGATGTTATTGAGGGAAGCCCGGCAGAAAGCATATGTGAATATGCAGCGGCTGAAAACGCCGATTTAATTATTGTTGGAAACTCAGGCAAAGGCGGAATTAAAAAGATGTTCCTTGGGAGCACCAGTACAAAAATTGCCAGAAATGCTCCTTGCCCGGTGCTTATAGCTAAAGAGAAGGAAAATCCGAAAATCCCTTAA
- a CDS encoding helix-turn-helix transcriptional regulator, with the protein MTRDEIILKVSDKIRLIRTEAGYTQDKMAEIIGVSKKTLVQIEKGRAEAGWSTVVAVCALFRETETVRFLFGNEPLEVLETIAREGIDYRKEKTLGGKLWWRELKRSNGLILQQNIISQHYRIIDQDHFRIYSSFDEMSSKERFEELAAEN; encoded by the coding sequence TTGACTAGAGATGAAATCATACTGAAAGTTTCAGATAAGATCCGTCTTATTCGTACAGAGGCAGGATACACACAGGATAAGATGGCGGAAATTATTGGTGTTTCAAAAAAGACCCTGGTTCAAATTGAGAAAGGGCGAGCAGAGGCAGGCTGGTCGACCGTGGTAGCTGTTTGTGCATTATTCAGGGAAACGGAAACAGTCCGGTTTTTGTTTGGAAATGAACCACTTGAAGTTCTGGAGACTATTGCCAGAGAAGGAATCGATTATAGGAAGGAAAAGACCCTTGGCGGGAAGCTCTGGTGGAGGGAATTAAAGAGAAGCAACGGTTTGATTCTTCAGCAGAATATCATTAGCCAGCACTACCGGATTATTGATCAGGACCATTTTAGAATTTACAGCAGTTTCGACGAAATGTCTTCTAAAGAACGGTTTGAGGAGCTGGCAGCCGAGAATTAA
- a CDS encoding histidine kinase N-terminal domain-containing protein produces MTIEPNNAILELLLTEKESLLSEWNDKILINKDDPFKDKIKDNGDAMFQLIIQILIKDGTKLENYIQKLAYSVAEQRVKADINIGDFVYNVNLGKTIVLNILNRSEIHFHDLQRQYERISYCFDKFLYHAVSRYTDAKDQIIKEKTQFIDSTHKDRLTLLGQMTSSFIHEFRNPLTSVQGFIQLLKSENPSMKYLDIISNELEQLNFRISQFLLLSKKELIGKEKITFSLNELIDEVLIFLYPSILDGKVTVLQNMKDDIYLIGYADEIRQVFINIIFNAIDVLTQYRSDPVIHIKSKWAPDGHIKLDISNNGPRIPDHLVSSIFEPFVTTKTLGTGLGLFVCREIIEKHQGTLTCDTESDWTVFSITLPTEKVTKDRS; encoded by the coding sequence ATGACGATTGAACCAAATAATGCCATATTGGAACTTCTGCTAACGGAAAAAGAAAGCCTTTTAAGTGAATGGAATGATAAAATCCTCATAAATAAGGATGATCCTTTTAAAGATAAAATCAAGGATAATGGCGACGCCATGTTTCAATTGATTATTCAAATTTTGATAAAAGACGGGACAAAACTGGAAAACTATATTCAGAAGCTGGCATACTCTGTCGCTGAACAGCGAGTAAAAGCAGATATTAATATTGGAGACTTTGTTTATAATGTCAACTTGGGAAAAACAATCGTTCTCAATATATTGAATCGTTCCGAAATACATTTTCATGATCTCCAGAGACAGTACGAAAGAATCAGTTATTGCTTCGATAAATTCTTATATCACGCTGTGTCCAGATATACAGATGCCAAAGATCAGATTATTAAGGAAAAGACACAATTTATCGATTCCACCCATAAAGATAGATTAACACTGCTGGGCCAAATGACTTCAAGCTTTATCCATGAGTTCAGAAATCCGCTTACCTCTGTACAGGGGTTTATTCAGCTGTTAAAATCCGAAAATCCCTCCATGAAGTATTTGGATATCATTTCAAATGAACTGGAGCAGCTGAATTTTAGAATTTCACAATTCTTGCTCCTATCTAAAAAGGAACTGATCGGAAAAGAAAAAATTACTTTTTCTCTAAATGAATTAATAGATGAAGTCCTGATATTCTTATATCCCAGCATCCTGGATGGAAAGGTTACGGTCCTTCAGAATATGAAAGATGATATCTATTTGATTGGCTATGCAGATGAAATCCGTCAAGTCTTCATTAATATTATTTTCAATGCCATTGATGTACTTACACAGTACCGCAGCGACCCTGTCATCCATATTAAAAGCAAATGGGCACCAGATGGCCACATAAAACTGGATATTTCTAACAATGGCCCGAGAATTCCGGATCATCTTGTCAGTTCCATTTTTGAGCCATTTGTTACAACAAAAACACTCGGAACGGGGCTGGGTCTGTTTGTTTGCAGAGAGATAATTGAAAAACATCAAGGGACTCTGACCTGTGATACCGAATCAGACTGGACCGTGTTCAGTATAACCCTGCCAACTGAAAAGGTGACTAAAGACAGGAGCTGA
- a CDS encoding GNAT family N-acetyltransferase: MFSLKVDEEIELQLFQLHHSEELFSLVDRNRSHLREWLPWVDNMASPVQYHSIIPIWLKQFADNNGFNAGIRYQGKLTGSIGFHQIDWNNRQTSIGYYLAEDFEGSGIMTRSVQAMINHAFFDLKLNRIEIRCGVRNGKSRAIPERLGFRQEGIIRDGEYLYNRYHDLAVYGLLAREWSV, from the coding sequence TTGTTTTCTTTAAAAGTAGATGAAGAAATAGAATTGCAATTGTTCCAGCTTCATCATTCAGAAGAGCTTTTCAGCTTGGTGGACAGAAACCGCAGCCACTTAAGAGAATGGCTTCCATGGGTAGATAATATGGCTTCACCTGTTCAGTACCATTCAATCATTCCTATATGGCTGAAACAGTTTGCCGATAATAACGGCTTTAATGCCGGAATCCGTTATCAGGGAAAACTCACAGGCTCTATTGGTTTTCACCAGATTGACTGGAACAACAGACAAACCAGCATTGGATACTACCTTGCAGAAGATTTTGAGGGCAGCGGAATTATGACAAGAAGCGTGCAGGCCATGATCAACCATGCTTTTTTTGATTTAAAACTGAACCGCATCGAAATACGCTGCGGGGTCAGAAATGGAAAAAGCCGTGCGATCCCTGAACGGCTTGGATTTCGCCAGGAAGGCATCATCCGGGATGGCGAGTATCTATATAATCGATATCACGATCTTGCAGTATACGGACTTCTGGCAAGAGAATGGAGTGTTTAA
- a CDS encoding hemolysin family protein: MITLSLFLLFLLIALTAFFVASEFAIVKVRTSRIDQLMLEGNPKARSAKQVISSLDEYLSACQLGITITALGLGWLGEPTIERLLHPVFESLNLQASVTHILSFVIAFAVVTFLHVVIGELAPKTFAIQKAEAITLTFSKPLILFYRIMYPFIWILNGSARVITGLFGLKPVSESEMAHSEEELRIILSESLKSGEINPSEYQYVDRIFEFDNRIAKEIMVPRTEIVTIPEDSSLAETLDIILNERYTRYPVTAGDKDNILGIINVKEILTDCVRKKCEGKHPLLQYIKPVIRVIETIPIHDLLLRMQKERSHMAILLDEYGGTAGVVTAEDILEEIVGEIRDEFDADELPLVQKSGENHYILDAKLLISEANDLLGTTLSDDDVDTIGGWIMTQKYDAAQGDFVEEEGYRFIIKEMDGHHISYLEVVKI, from the coding sequence ATGATCACCCTTAGCCTATTCTTATTATTTTTATTAATCGCATTAACTGCTTTTTTTGTTGCTTCTGAATTCGCCATTGTTAAAGTGCGGACTTCACGAATTGACCAGCTTATGCTGGAGGGAAATCCTAAAGCCCGTTCTGCAAAACAAGTTATAAGCAGTCTGGATGAATATTTATCTGCCTGTCAGCTTGGAATTACAATCACCGCGCTGGGCCTCGGCTGGCTGGGTGAACCGACCATTGAGAGACTGCTTCATCCTGTATTTGAAAGTCTTAACTTGCAGGCTTCTGTAACTCATATCCTCTCCTTTGTCATTGCTTTTGCTGTTGTGACATTTCTCCATGTGGTCATTGGAGAGCTTGCGCCAAAAACCTTTGCGATTCAAAAAGCTGAAGCCATAACTTTAACCTTTTCAAAGCCATTAATATTATTTTATAGGATTATGTATCCATTTATCTGGATTTTAAATGGTTCAGCCAGAGTTATTACAGGATTATTTGGACTGAAGCCAGTTTCAGAGAGTGAAATGGCCCATTCAGAGGAAGAACTTCGGATTATCCTATCTGAAAGCTTAAAGAGCGGTGAAATTAACCCATCCGAATATCAGTATGTTGATCGGATATTTGAATTTGACAATAGAATCGCAAAAGAGATTATGGTTCCGCGGACCGAGATTGTTACCATTCCGGAAGATTCATCACTGGCAGAAACCCTCGATATCATATTGAATGAGCGTTATACCCGCTATCCGGTTACGGCGGGCGATAAGGATAATATTCTCGGGATCATTAATGTTAAGGAAATCTTAACTGACTGTGTAAGAAAAAAATGTGAAGGCAAACACCCCTTGCTGCAATATATTAAACCTGTCATCAGGGTGATTGAAACCATTCCCATTCACGATTTGCTCCTTAGAATGCAAAAGGAGCGTTCACATATGGCGATTCTCCTTGATGAGTACGGCGGGACCGCTGGAGTGGTCACAGCAGAAGATATCCTGGAAGAAATCGTCGGTGAAATCCGGGACGAATTTGATGCCGATGAACTCCCTCTTGTTCAAAAGTCAGGGGAAAACCATTATATCCTTGATGCGAAACTGCTGATTTCAGAAGCAAATGATCTCCTTGGAACAACATTATCTGATGATGATGTGGACACCATCGGCGGATGGATTATGACACAGAAGTATGATGCTGCTCAGGGAGACTTTGTTGAAGAAGAAGGTTACAGATTTATTATTAAAGAAATGGATGGACACCATATTTCTTATTTAGAGGTTGTGAAAATATAA
- a CDS encoding MerR family transcriptional regulator gives MKTKREIQTGEVEKHINAVTLQMKQLQQEIAVLMPLINTMDDEQKNGFSRKLTAESTALLRSLSGLTS, from the coding sequence ATGAAAACGAAAAGGGAGATTCAGACAGGGGAAGTTGAAAAGCATATTAACGCAGTCACATTACAGATGAAACAGCTTCAGCAGGAAATAGCTGTGCTCATGCCGCTTATTAATACAATGGATGATGAGCAGAAAAATGGCTTTTCCAGAAAGCTGACTGCCGAAAGTACTGCATTGCTCCGTTCCCTTTCCGGCTTAACCAGCTAA